One stretch of Miscanthus floridulus cultivar M001 chromosome 18, ASM1932011v1, whole genome shotgun sequence DNA includes these proteins:
- the LOC136519915 gene encoding uncharacterized protein, with the protein MHYEARVQAIIEFYAQYRTMKVKKEEARTMNLTKDQFMSVPPWWCRAHIRCWEKMVDEWLQPGWLEHHLACRERRLQMPGASHHQGSLSLDEYREKWSSSHDGQSCSQLKAWVLSKKGKATADIDFNPEDPPEAYSHPSIHSRVTQYTTMAREVHGPQFDPSSQDIDGEIVMRVGGGKKHGRYWIGDSVIDTASTPTLSQIRARSTDSSPAIRPRPTTAQFQIEALQAQVEAEKKQREEMEARVERLEAERQRMDEESRLRMDQMFQYMQNFASSMGQPLPPPPMLFPSPQPPTTTPNQSAASNNQFQDPDLSQRFQGPTQ; encoded by the exons atgcactacgaggcgcgcgtccaggccatcatcgaGTTCTACGCTCAATACAGAACCATGaaggttaaaaaagaagaggcaagGACAATGAACCTGACCAAGGACCAATTCATGAGT gtgcctccgtggtggtgcCGAGCGCATATCCGGTGCTGGGAAAAGATGGTGGATGAGTGGTTGCAGCCCGGGTGGTTGGAGCACCACCTTgcttgccgggagcggcgtttgcagatgccaggtgcatcacaccatcaaggcagcctgagCCTTGATGAATATAGGGAAAAATGG TCGTCGTCACATGATGGCCAGTCTTGCTCCCAGCtcaaggcatgggttctgtccaaaaagggcaaggcgacggccgacatcgacttcaacccggaggacccgcctgaGGCGTACAGCCATCCAAGCATCCACAGCCGCGTCACCCAGTATAcaacgatggcaagggaggttcaCGGGCCACAGTTCGATCCGAGCTCCCAGGAtattgatggagaaatcgtgatgagggtgggaggaggcaagaagcatggtcgGTATTGGATTGGCGACAGCGTAattgacacggcctctactcccactctctcccagatcagAGCAAGGAGCACGGACTCGAGCCCagcgatacgcccacggccgacCACTGCACAGTTCCAGATAGAGGCTCTCCAG GCCCAGGTGGAAGCAGAAAAGAAGCaacgggaggagatggaggcaaggGTGGAGCGGTTagaggccgagcggcagaggatggacgAAGAAAGtcggttgaggatggaccaaatgttccaatacatgcagaattttgcatcgagtatgggtcaacctttgccaccgccaccgatgctattcccttcacctcagccacccacaactactcct aatcaatcggcggcatcaaataatcagtttcaagacccggatttgtcgcagaggttccaagggcctacgcagtga